A single genomic interval of Mycolicibacterium sp. MU0053 harbors:
- a CDS encoding nitroreductase produces the protein MNVYEAVQSRRAVRGFSDEPVPGDVLQRVLSAAAWAPSGSNLQPWRIYVVTGAPLARLKKVAVERVSAGDPWDEREFEMYPAALKAPYGARRSTFGRERYSSLGITRDDWEARQRAAIGNWDCFGAPAALFCYIDRDLGRPQWADLGMYLQTVMLLLRAEGLHSCPQMAWSQVRETVAEAVLPPEDLILFCGMSIGYEDPDVTFIRTGRAPLAETVTFIGD, from the coding sequence GTGAACGTGTACGAAGCGGTGCAGAGCCGGCGGGCGGTGCGAGGGTTCAGCGACGAGCCGGTCCCGGGCGACGTGCTGCAGCGGGTGTTGTCCGCCGCAGCCTGGGCACCATCAGGATCGAATCTGCAACCGTGGCGGATCTACGTGGTCACCGGCGCACCGCTGGCCCGCCTCAAGAAGGTTGCCGTGGAGCGGGTGTCCGCCGGAGACCCCTGGGACGAGCGAGAATTCGAGATGTACCCAGCCGCCCTGAAGGCCCCGTACGGTGCGCGGCGTTCCACATTCGGTAGGGAGCGGTACAGCTCGCTCGGTATCACCCGCGATGACTGGGAGGCACGTCAGCGAGCCGCGATCGGCAACTGGGATTGTTTCGGGGCACCGGCCGCATTGTTCTGTTACATCGACCGTGATCTGGGCCGACCGCAATGGGCGGACCTCGGCATGTACCTGCAGACCGTCATGTTGCTGCTGCGTGCCGAAGGGTTGCACAGCTGCCCCCAGATGGCCTGGTCCCAGGTTCGTGAAACTGTCGCGGAGGCAGTCTTGCCGCCCGAGGACCTCATCTTGTTCTGCGGCATGTCGATTGGCTACGAGGACCCCGACGTGACCTTCATTCGCACCGGCCGCGCACCGCTGGCAGAAACGGTCACGTTCATCGGGGATTGA